One Myxocyprinus asiaticus isolate MX2 ecotype Aquarium Trade chromosome 20, UBuf_Myxa_2, whole genome shotgun sequence genomic region harbors:
- the LOC127410850 gene encoding MAX gene-associated protein-like isoform X1 — MADKEKQGAMVLNEEGMTAPTLAPPTTSAPSLFVVLKQLHPGEGTNDKSSLLAIDANNMMKSTISSAVMGIHATSSTSLLDTNSTTQPENFPADTKCKGITVTLDNNSMWNEFYRCQTEMILTKQGRRMFPCCRFRLSGMEPFQSYLLAMDIVPVDNHRYKWSGKGWETNGKGDPHVSRLFVHPQSPATGLHWMQYPVSFYRLKVCNNTLDQDGHIILHSMHRYLPRLHVIPADKASEDIQIDRPDVITLSFSQTEFFAVTSYQNLGITQLKIDYNPFAKGFREDAVSSQSSKAKNGISKKESENDLKPSRETTTLNNLKTLFMKRNAAVKVKDQNVPSLTNVEKKDVNGDSPIVNRDVKSLCGKKCPLPVTFSDFIRHAHVKIKRLSLENIQQNGGILHSATSCTSGKKEVMEISSKSDNLLQVARKEETVIGDSTRSKSSDTPSNIELLKTDENKPVINECKGVEFTLLSSHQKAPKLNENGKEKDTLSSLGIEAKPEAKPKKTLPLPLLAQFLKQRKSKTRPATPKLEGFSFSSDSEKSSKPVSTPESPSDLMSSTSSDATWLNSHKVFTSLSQTVTVSITEANEMASLSTVLLSSSSAVVPTIPTETQIPEIFSPANNPFCAPNTTSLPKHKSDPAPDSISDVFYNVDTISEQGIDNPLGSQSDILSSLMCNTLHDTHSHTTPEVNTDFITPETSSITTSYSVFEVPSITNNEVSTDVFNNQEHALMPQVVENESVSDCLLNSPMGSCPELFSQEVPPDTLSTHEESLSLPLNDPCSPAFSLPSPAPSSPDPFPPDLFCDRPVPPRKTLDSFPERLLDCTGHASTDLFQLGLYCDRHVHPRKSLDSVPERPLDGPISLIESLSPSLHYLSRQPRESNDLFSQSLCTDRSGPFNDLQSAVNCNSSEITVSDPIVPEPTKQSSYGKTFRKSKTKQKKVGKMKLIEDDEVFKGPVPVPMQPSLEDVEGQLFVSFMSKEALEIHLGDDAKTGVTQTTPENTVGESSENIEEKIVKLEKALLHDLKIMKFRQVIHPVLQEVGLKLNLLDHSLEIDLQYLGVQLPIPPPDLLPEGSSASSQVQFVSRTGKTTDLTKIKGWREKFAGSGSLHEVAPSIDAEQKNLSAFCSDMLDEYLASEGKLIDERAANLSQTVTTPVAYQLPTKSTSYVRTLDSVLKKQVPPSSSSTSKLSPVSDKVKPTSKLKAQAKKSKSSGTGNQTLSTTKPVSSADKPAMSVKKQLQSKRSINMVKLKSLSAERCVAQMTAIVTSDETSMVEVSGITAASSSGEPSPGLPKTLVKLMDVEDGAVWEGKHWTFITEERAAIALATLVTAEGVTKGNPDAIRIIKRRAPPCLNVFCRLGCVCASLVHIRRHHHCGKPQCMLGCSCLRCKVIALKTPKQEEISTEEPEIQGGSDDKDKWKKNIKRKTYVLTDPEAAPEPTKRVKTLWDNKSKDSDSEVLFSPPPPRSPSPVLLSRELQHDLESFLSPLKQKRVGEGNLNMTKDLMYTSPTCARVRPFLWRCEGKQKTVDQHYISQVSTPNIEEGELVPLNLSGPSKQLEIVSKCIWASKDSRNYVMRIVCEHMAQDNLKHPFWIGKYYIQPISKTLEEEGSAYIYKVNISQPVEKKKQDEKVAQNKAELKKPVEKNEVKGLPFLSRCSPAGLLKAKTKAPDAPGQIMVNGKPYPQAKLELGQMGALHPANRLAAYITGRICPVSQSGSEIVTTATTTKTSTTSVPVTSVVTVTGTLSSTTASSVEPVVTKPPVGKVFTQFVINNINSQNVPSNSTPHIQPSASNIVIPSNLLMVGREAGASGVALPPPKADLAVQVFEPSNTTSFPTESNVQSPAITNLTKSLSLPLGGSSLTPTTVSSSGSATSGKKTVLITVMSRNAGLPNNGPQPPRPITQFRPQQTPGQKMLLQVVKTTDGKTLYRDASGQLVQLVPLSLIKAIKPSLLSQSPTTLFRLTGRNVVHLNSPQAGSTTIVTSSSPATRTKSTVTVPVSTSLSMTGKPVTITASKSVSFSSLPSTHKVAPSFLGQSGTSTLRILLPKTDKDTITPTSSPSFSQGGFTLLTSSMAQNQDSTKSETTVSVNSFSTKGPISQVEGSLDSNKQPEIVPDQQNRFDHSNISEQIAEKNVTQPPSSASSSKKPRQLSGDGSNPAHMEQAEAGKRANSKVNEMEFDTAPDHEGKDVNSEETEITDDSAYSLSDSIKADGTEDKDGLDYEIKDYVEVEVDFETTEETVKKNNIAQMRVLAKRQNQYQSRRKRILDVKQQKRILVRSEQERNRRFSIAECFFKLQATLKKPSKNVKGSKKSILTLAKKEIESLIKQEDKLVKKRVKLRIKKERYIKTLSLLSDKSTAFINQMLNEVIAKQKALEAQDKAKEMESQFKQTTSKPAPKPKLADLSSKLKSLTVQNKVKPTQSPTRPMDLSVKKQKSLEKSGSIKGAVSKSAPSALKPIDLDSCKNTAKTQDKEQGIMSKPTQPTFNPTTPKKPVPVPSAIQHSLIPREKTRPNILSRSSSKTIPVSPVKEPRREPVCVPQVIPLMNTMVPCNQVTTINNPFQPIVITSVEGQQPLIPGVASVSISVPAISHPIRVENPLPVLQPQLFKLKNSPVKINTQLESANIPKIANVISLVPPVENLVILQQGVTEKENTTPVVQEHPISIPAPVENQQKLSDDQIPVLEESEIVDEPQHQDVHKPPVRGDEVHTPITLSNLNELDGEDNDDSNDTEDENLMSLLDDLVLLSQQLSDDPTEPLNENPRIIVPGGLGSLTDNEDPRIMISGEVGTCTKKQTNKDKDDDHALSPLFLTVDEDMMSPDNSKDEIDIPPKVDDLVKVIFGSELPSVSSESGTATSTCVQNAQSPPVPLCNVKSDAPTPPPLLHMKAAFGAASSYSANEGANVAWRPMPKLVPLGLKTQDPVLNKATGSSVLNPDSKVQGVHSPHMWSTNQ, encoded by the exons ATGGCTGATAAAGAGAAGCAGGGTGCAATGGTGCTTAATGAAGAGGGCATGACTGCCCCTACACTTGCACCTCCCACTACCTCTGCACCTTCCCTCTTTGTTGTCCTCAAACAGTTGCATCCTGGTGAAGGTACAAATGACAAGAGCAGTCTGTTGGCAATTGATGCAAATAATATGATGAAATCTACCATCAGCTCGGCTGTAATGGGCATCCATGCAACATCATCCACATCACTTTTAGACACCAACAGCACCACACAGCCAGAGAACTTTCCAGCAGATACTAAATGTAAGGGCATCACAGTTACATTGGACAACAATAGTATGTGGAATGAGTTCTATAGGTGCCAGACTGAGATGATTCTGACCAAGCAAGGTCGCAGAATGTTCCCCTGTTGCCGCTTTCGTCTCTCTGGGATGGAACCCTTCCAGAGTTATTTGCTGGCAATGGATATTGTTCCAGTTGATAACCACAGATACAAATGGAGTGGGAAAGGATGGGAAACGAATGGGAAAGGTGACCCTCATGTTTCACGTTTGTTTGTACACCCACAGTCCCCTGCTACTGGCTTACACTGGATGCAGTACCCCGTTTCATTTTATAGACTAAAGGTTTGCAATAACACCTTGGACCAGGATGGCCATATTATTTTGCATTCAATGCACCGGTACCTTCCTCGACTTCATGTCATACCTGCAGACAAAGCCTCTGAAGACATTCAAATTGACAGACCTGATGTTATAACTCTTAGTTTTTCTCAGACCGAGTTCTTTGCAGTCACCTCCTACCAAAACCTAGGAATCACTCAACTCAAAATTGATTACAACCCTTTTGCCAAAGGTTTCAGGGAGGATGCCGTCAGTTCCCAATCTTCTAAGGCTAAGAATGGAATATCCAAAAAGGAATCGGAGAACGACCTCAAGCCAAGTAGGGAGACAACAACTTTGAATAATTTGAAAACTCTATTCATGAAGAGAAATGCTGCTGTAAAGGTCAAGGATCAGAATGTACCCAGCCTGACAAATGTGGAAAAGAAAGATGTTAACGGTGATTCTCCCATTGTAAACAGAGATGTTAAAAGTTTGTG TGGCAAGAAGTGCCCTTTGCCAGTGACATTTTCAGACTTCATTAGACATgctcatgtgaaaatcaaaaggtTATCGCTTGAAAATATCCAGCAAAATGGTGGCATCCTGCACTCAGCCACATCTTGCACAAGTGGAAAAAAGGAGGTGATGGAGATATCATCCAAATCAGACAATTTATTACAAGTTGCTCGTAAAGAGGAAACTGTGATAGGTGACAGTACTAGATCTAAAAGCTCAGACACACCCTCAAATATAGAATTGTTAAAAACTGATGAAAATAAACCTGTAATAAATGAATGCAAAGGTGTTGAGTTTACATTGCTATCCAGTCACCAGAAAGCAccaaaactgaatgaaaatggaAAAGAGAAGGATACACTTTCTTCTCTGGGCATTGAGGCCAAGCCTGAAGCAAAACCGAAGAAAACCTTGCCCCTACCACTCCTTGCACAGTTTCTCAAACAGAGGAAGTCTAAAACAAGACCTGCCACCCCAAAACTTGAAGGTTTTAGCTTTTCTTCAGACTCTGAAAAGTCCTCTAAACCTGTCTCAACTCCTGAAAGCCCATCTGACTTGATGTCTTCCACCTCTTCTGATGCTACTTGGTTAAATTCACATAAAGTATTTACATCATTATCCCAGACTGTTACAGTATCAATAACAGAAGCAAATGAAATGGCATCTCTGTCCACTGTTCTCTTATCCTCCTCATCAGCTGTAGTCCCAACCATACCGACTGAAACACAAATACCTGAAATATTTTCACCTGCCAATAATCCATTTTGTGCCCCCAACACTACCTCTCTCCCCAAACATAAATCTGACCCAGCACCTGACAGTATCTCTGATGTGTTCTATAATGTTGATACTATTTCTGAGCAAGGTATTGACAACCCACTTGGGTCTCAGTCAGACATTTTATCTTCCCTCatgtgtaacacattacatgacactcattcacacactacACCTGAAGTTAACACTGACTTTATCACACCAGAAACCTCCTCTATCACCACATCTTACTCTGTTTTTGAAGTTCCATCTATTACCAATAATGAAGttagtactgatgtttttaataACCAGGAACATGCCTTAATGCCTCAAGTTGTTGAGAATGAATCTGTTTCTGATTGCCTCCTGAACAGTCCCATGGGCTCTTGTCCTGAGCTTTTTTCCCAGGAAGTTCCTCCTGACACTTTATCCACACATGAGGAATCCCTTTCCCTGCCATTGAATGACCCATGTTCCCCAGCCTTCTCCTTACCCAGCCCAGCTCCTTCATCTCCTGACCCTTTTCCACCAGATCTATTCTGTGACAGACCAGTACCTCCTAGAAAGACCCTTGATTCATTCCCAGAACGACTATTGGATTGCACAGGTCATGCCTCTACTGACCTTTTCCAGCTAGGTCTATATTGTGACAGGCATGTACATCCTAGAAAGTCCCTTGATTCAGTTCCGGAAAGACCACTGGATGGACCAATATCTTTAATAGAATCATTGTCACCAAGCCTCCACTACTTGTCCAGACAGCCTAGAGAATCAAATGACTTGTTCTCTCAAAGTCTTTGCACTGATAGATCAGGTCCTTTTAATGACTTGCAGTCAGCTGTTAATTGTAATAGCAGTGAGATCACTGTTTCGGATCCCATTGTTCCTGAGCCAACTAAACAATCCTCTTATGGAAAGACTTTCAGGAAATCCAAGACAAAGCAGAAAAAAGTTGGAAAGATGAAGCTAATTGAAGATGATGAGGTGTTTAAAGGACCTGTACCTGTCCCAATGCAGCCTAGCCTGGAGGATGTAGAAGGCCAATTATTTGTCTCCTTCATGTCAAAG GAAGCTCTTGAGATTCACCTTGGAGATGATGCCAAAACGGGGGTGACACAAACAACACCAGAGAATACAGTTG gtGAAAGCAGTGAAAATATTGAGGAAAAGATTGTGAAGCTAGAGAAGGCCCTTTTACATGATCTGAAAATCATGAAGTTCAGACAGGTCATTCATCCAGTGCTGCAAGAAG TTGGATTGAAGTTGAATCTACTTGACCACTCCCTGGAAATTGACCTGCAATATTTGGGTGTGCAATTACCCATACCCCCACCTGATCTCTTACCTGAAGGAAGTTCAGCATCATCTCAGG TCCAGTTTGTTTCAAGGACAGGGAAGACCACAGACTTAACCAAAATTAAAGGTTGGAGAGAGAAATTTGCTGGCTCAGGATCCCTGCATGAAG TGGCACCGAGCATAGATGCAGAGCAGAAGAATCTTTCTGCATTCTGTAGTGACATGTTGGATGAGTACCTGGCCAGTGAGGGCAAGCTGATTGATGAACGAGCTGCCAACTTGTCCCAGACTGTCACCACACCTGTAGCATACCAGCTACCCACTAAGAGCACTAGCTATGTCCGTACCCTGGATAGTGTACTTAAGAAACAAGTCCCTCCCTCTTCATCCTCCACATCTAAACTGTCTCCAGTATCTGATAAAGTAAAGCCAACATCCAAGCTCAAAGCCCAGGCTAAAAAATCTAAGAGTTCTGGTACAGGAAATCAAACTCTTAGTACAACAAAACCAGTCAGCAGTGCTGACAAACCTGCTATGAGTGTGAAAAAGCAGCTACAAAGCAAGAGATCCATAAATATGGTGAAATTAAAGAGTTTGAGTGCTGAAAGGTGTGTTGCACAAATGACTGCAATCGTAACTTCTGATGAGACTTCCATGGTTGAGGTCTCTGGCATCACAGCAGCAAGCTCCTCAGGTGAACCCAGTCCAGGCTTGCCCAAGACTCTGGTAAAGCTGATGGATGTGGAAGATGGAGCAGTATGGGAAGGCAAGCACTGGACTTTTATCACAGAAGAGAGAGCGGCCATCGCATTAGCCACTCTTGTCACTGCTGAG GGTGTAACGAAAGGAAACCCTGATGCCATCAGAATTATAAAACGACGTGCACCACCTTGCCTCAATGTCTTCTGCAGGCTTGGCTGTGTCTGTGCCAGTCTGGTTCACATAAGGCGCCATCATCATTGCGGCAAACCACAATGTATGTTGGGCTGTAGCTGTCTGCGATGCAAAGTTATTGCATTAAAGACCCCCAAACAGGAAGAAATTTCAACAGAGGAGCCTGAAATTCAGGGAGGATCAGATGATAAGGATAAGTGGAAGAAAAATATAAAGAGAAAAACATATG TTCTGACAGATCCTGAGGCAGCACCTGAGCCCACAAAGCGTGTGAAGACATTATGGGATAATAAAAGCAAAGATTCTGATTCAGAAGTTCTTTTCTCCCCTCCTCCTCCGAGATCCCCTTCTCCTGTACTCTTGTCTCGAGAGCTGCAACACGATCTCGAAAGCTTTTTGAGTCCCTTAAAACAGAAAAGG GTGGGAGAAGGAAATCTGAATATGACAAAGGACCTTATGTACACCAGTCCAACTTGTGCTCGTGTGCGACCGTTTCTTTGGAGGTGTGAGGGTAAACAAAAAACG GTTGACCAACACTACATCTCACAGGTCTCTACACCAA ATATTGAGGAGGGTGAGCTTGTACCTCTTAATTTGTCTGGCCCTTCCAAGCAGCTTGAGATCGTATCCAAGTGCATTTGGGCCAGTAAAGACAGCAGAAATTATGTTATGCGGATAGTATGTGAGCATATGGCTCAGGATAATTTAAAGCACCCTTTCTGGATTGGCAAATACTATATCCAGCCAATCTCCAAGACCTTAGAAGAGGAGGGTTCTGCCTACATATACAAAGTAAACATCTCTCAACCTGTGGAGAAGAAAAAGCAAGATGAGAAAGTTGCACAAAATAAAGCAGAGTTGAAAAAGCCTGTTGAGAAGAATGAGGTGAAAGGTCTGCCCTTCCTGTCCAGGTGTTCTCCTGCAGGCTTGCTCAAAGCCAAGACAAAAGCACCTGATGCCCCAGGCCAAATTATG GTCAATGGAAAGCCATACCCACAAGCCAAGCTAGAGCTTGGTCAGATGGGGGCTTTGCACCCTGCCAATAGACTGGCAGCTTACATCACAGGGAGAATATGTCCAGTCAGTCAGTCTGGATCTGAAATAGTAACCACAGCGACCACTACAAAGACCTCTACCACATCAGTTCCGGTCACTAGTGTGGTCACAGTTACCGGCACATTATCTTCTACAACCGCATCATCTGTCGAGCCTGTAG TGACCAAGCCCCCAGTGGGAAAGGTCTTCACCCAGTTTGTGATCAACAACATCAACTCTCAAAATGTGCCCAGCAATAGCACTCCTCATATACAGCCTTCTGCTTCAAATATTGTCATCCCTTCCAATCTGTTGATGGTTGGCAGAGAGGCTGGAGCTTCAGGGGTGGCTCTTCCTCCTCCAAAAGCAGACTTGGCTGTTCAAGTGTTTGAACCGTCAAACACCACCAGTTTTCCCACTGAATCAAATGTCCAATCCCCTGCCATCACCAACCTCACTAAATCGCTCAGCCTGCCTCTGG GTGGGTCAAGTTTAACCCCTACAACCGTCTCTTCCTCTGGATCTGCCACTTCTGGgaaaaagactgttttgatcacagttATGTCCCGTAATGCAGGGCTCCCCAACAATGGTCCGCAGCCTCCAAGGCCCATCACTCAGTTTCGCCCCCAACAGACACCGGGCCAAAAGATGCTGCTTCAGGTTGTGAAGACAACAGATGGCAAAACATTGTACCGTGATGCCAGTGGTCAACTCGTTCAATTGGTGCCTTTAAGTCTGATCAAAGCCATCAAGCCCAGCCTCCTTTCTCAAAGCCCAA caACCCTTTTCCGTTTGACTGGGCGTAATGTAGTCCATCTAAATAGTCCTCAGGCTGGCAGCACCACCATAGTCACGTCATCCAGCCCAGCAACTCGGACAAAGTCTACTGTCACTGTGCCAGTCTCTACATCTTTATCTATGACTGGCAAGCCAGTCACTATTACTGCATCCAAGTCAGTCTCTTTCAGCAGCCTTCCTTCTACCCATAAAGTTGCCCCAAGTTTTCTGGGACAGTCTGGCACTAGTACATTAAGAATTCTCCTGCCAAAAACTGACAAAGACACCATAACTCCAACTTCTTCCCCTAGCTTCTCACAGGGTGGCTTCACATTGCTTACAAGTTCAATGGCACAGAACCAAGACTCcacaaagtctgagaccacagtTTCTGTGAACTCTTTTTCAACAAAGGGGCCAATCAGTCAGGTTGAAGGATCACTTGACTCAAATAAGCAACCTGAGATAGTTCCTGATCAACAGAATCGCTTTGACCATTCCAACATATCTGAACAAATTGCAGAAAAAAATGTGACACAGCCTCCATCTTCTGCCTCCTCTTCTAAAAAACCCAGACAGTTATCTGGAGATGGTTCTAACCCTGCAcatatggagcaggctgaagctgGTAAAAGAGCTAATTCCAAAGTGAATGAGATGGAGTTTGACACTGCACCAGATCACGAAGGGAAAGATGTAAattcagaagaaacagaaataactGACGACTCTGCATATAGTTTGAGT GATTCTATTAAAGCAGATGGGACTGAGGATAAGGATGGTTTGGACTATGAGATAAAAGATTATGTTGAGGTGGAGGTTGATTTTGAGACAACTGAAGAGACTGTCAAGAAAAACAATATCGCACAAATGAGGGTATTGGCAAAAAGGCAAAATCAGTATCAAAG TCGCCGGAAACGCATTCTTGATGTCAAGCAGCAAAAGAGG ATATTGGTGCGCTCGGAACAAGAGAGAAACAGGCGCTTCTCAATTGCAGAATGCTTTTTTAAACTTCAGGCAACACTCAAAAAGCCTTCAAAGAATGTTAAAGGCTCTAAGAAGAGCATCCTCACCCTG GCTAAAAAAGAGATTGAGTCACTAATTAAGCAGGAAGACAAGTTAGTGAAAAAAAGAGTGAAGCTAAGAATTAAGAAAGAGCGTTACATTAAGACCCTATCCCTATTGTCTG ACAAGAGTACAGCGTTCATCAATCAGATGCTTAATGAAGTTATTGCTAAACAAAAAGCTCTGGAGGCCCAAGATAAAGCAAAAGAGATGGAGTCCCAGTTTAAGCAAACAACTTCCAAACCTGCACCCAAACCTAAACTAGCTGATCTCAGTAGTAAACTGAAAAGTTTAACGGTCCAAAACAAAGTGAAACCCACCCAGTCTCCCACCAGACCAATGGACTTAAGTGTTAAGAAACAAAAAAGCCTAGAAAAGTCTGGAAGTATAAAAGGGGCTGTTTCCAAGTCTGCACCGTCAGCCTTGAAACCTATAGACCTTGATAGTTGCAAAAACACAGCTAAAACTCAGGATAAAGAGCAAGGTATCATGTCTAAACCTACTCAGCCAACCTTTAATCCCACTACACCAAAGAAACCTGTTCCTGTCCCAAGTGCTATACAACATTCTTTAATTCCTCGAGAGAAAACGCGGCCAAACATTCTGTCTCGCTCTTCATCCAAGACGATACCAGTATCACCTGTCAAAGAGCCAAGAAGAGAGCCTG TGTGTGTTCCCCAAGTAATACCTTTGATGAATACAATGGTTCCATGCAATCAAGTCACAACCATAAACAACCCATTTCAACCCATTGTAATCACCTCAGTAGAGGGACAGCAACCACTCATACCAG GGGTAGCATCTGTATCCATATCAGTTCCTGCAATATCTCACCCAATTAGAGTGGAAAATCCCCTTCCAGTGTTGCAGCCTCagctttttaaacttaaaaacagCCCTGTTAAGATAAACACACAAC TGGAATCTGCCAACATTCCAAAGATTGCCAATGTTATTTCTCTGGTCCCACCAGTGGAGAATTTGGTAATACTACAGCAAGGTGTGACTGAAAAGGAAAACACTACACCTGTTGTTCAGGAACATCCTATTTCTATCCCTGCACCTGTGGAGAATCAGCAGAAACTCTCGGATGATCAAATTCCAGTTTTGGAGGAAAGTGAAATTGTGGATGAGCCTCAACATCAGGATGTACACAAGCCGCCTGTTAGAGGAGATGAGGTCCATACACCCATTACCTTATCCAATCTAAATGAATTGGATGGAGAAGATAATGATGACAGCAATGATACAGAGGATGAAAATCTCATGTCTTTATTAGATGATCTTGTTCTCCTCAGTCAGCAGCTAAGTGATGATCCCACCGAACCACTGAATGAAAATCCTAGAATTATAGTTCCAGGTGGGCTTGGCTCACTTACTGACAATGAAGATCCAAGAATTATGATTTCAGGCGAGGTTGGCACATGTACTAAAAAGCAGACAAATAAAGACAAGGATGATGATCATGCCCTTAGCCCCTTGTTCCTAACAGTGGATGAAGATATGATGTCACCAGATAACTCTAAAGATGAAATAGATATCCCACCCAAAGTGGATGACTTGGTCAAAGTTATCTTTGGGTCAGAATTGCCTTCTGTTTCATCAGAATCTGGGACTGCAACATCAACATGTGTTCAAAATGCTCAAAGTCCACCTGTCCCATTATGCAACGTTAAAAGTGATGCTCCTACTCCGCCCCCTCTGTTACACATGAAAGCTGCATTTGGGGCTGCATCGAGTTACTCTGCCAATGAAGGGGCCAATGTGGCATGGCGGCCTATGCCTAAACTGGTTCCTCTAGGTTTAAAGACTCAAGATCCTGTTCTGAATAAAGCGACTGGCTCCTCAGTTCTTAACCCAGACTCAAAGGTGCAAGGTGTTCATAGCCCACATATGTGGTCTACCAATCAATGA